A genome region from Naumovozyma castellii chromosome 5, complete genome includes the following:
- the CDC26 gene encoding anaphase promoting complex subunit CDC26 (ancestral locus Anc_7.199) — protein MIRRPASTLQLSPDDVSELIKELEEQKLQRKIQAQRVNLKQALVSENELPTLNNMQTEVDSSFQRSPLNNKRLPVTYDNIAGVQEIPENSIRNNNNNNNNPFYHHES, from the coding sequence ATGATTAGGCGACCAGCTTCCACACTACAGTTATCACCTGATGATGTTAGTGAACTAatcaaagaattggaagaacaGAAATTGCAAAGGAAGATTCAAGCTCAACGTGTGAATCTTAAACAAGCACTAGTCTCAGAGAACGAGCTTCCAACGCTAAATAACATGCAGACAGAGGTAGATTCCTCTTTCCAAAGGAGTCccttgaataataaaaggTTACCAGTGACATATGATAATATTGCCGGAGTTCAAGAGATACCGGAAAACTCAATCCGaaacaataacaacaacaataataaccCATTCTACCATCATGAATCCTAA
- the NCAS0E01800 gene encoding uncharacterized protein → MESLVLLQTIRRTLQRPNSIRPADNKPTIILTSIEKSHLDKTTRGKEQSNRAIRLIIITRATYQRRSFLLLFCRAFCFADLNASGSSSQLLKLSSSLNFCGTGSTLDSRGVGPSDVKLASSGVGPSGVEASCCTGNSFVCFDVCANSVVLAAEVWTSSAETMGVKSPMKTSTPTVPDLFLTVFEVICHSSVIELLE, encoded by the coding sequence ATGGAGTCGTTGGTTCTTCTACAAACCATAAGAAGAACATTGCAGAGACCCAATAGTATAAGACCGGCCGACAATAAACCAACGATAATTTTAACTAGTATTGAAAAATCCCATTTGGACAAAACCACTAGGGGTAAAGAACAAAGTAATAGGGCAATAAGGTTAATAATTATTACACGCGCAACATACCAGCGACggtcttttcttcttcttttctgtCGTGCTTTTTGTTTTGCAGACCTCAATGCCTCAGGATCATCGTCCCAGCTCCTTAAGCTATCGTCCTCGCTGAACTTTTGTGGTACGGGTTCTACCCTAGACTCGCGTGGTGTTGGCCCTTCTGATGTCAAGCTTGCCTCATCCGGAGTTGGCCCTTCTGGTGTCGAGGCTTCTTGTTGCACTGGTAATTCATTTGTGTGTTTTGATGTTTGTGCCAATAGTGTTGTTTTAGCCGCCGAGGTCTGGACCTCGTCAGCTGAAACAATGGGTGTTAAGTCCCCCATGAAAACCTCAACTCCCACTGTTCCTGATCTCTTTCTTACAGTTTTTGAAGTCATTTGTCACAGCTCTGTAATTGAATTGTTAGAGTGA
- the NCAS0E01810 gene encoding uncharacterized protein yields MNAIILISIISVANSAVYTCSRCMVAMVHIGNVPRILNRVDTKGRPMNAIIFTLFFGLLSFVAASDRQADVFTWLSALSGLFTIFRWMAINLSHIRVRQAMAKQNRSLDELPFLSQTGVWGSWYGTIVLFSDLVASFWTSLFPLGGTSADAELFFEVFFTVSHLISMLLCP; encoded by the coding sequence ATGAACGCCATTATCTTGATATCTATTATTTCCGTAGCCAATAGTGCAGTCTATACATGTTCCAGATGTATGGTTGCCATGGTTCACATCGGTAATGTCCCCCGAATTTTAAACCGTGTTGATACAAAAGGCCGACCCATGAACGCTATCATATTCACATTATTTTTTGGGCTATTATCGTTTGTGGCTGCTAGTGATAGACAGGCAGATGTCTTCACCTGGTTAAGTGCCCTTTCTGGATTATTCACCATATTCCGTTGGATGGCCATCAATTTATCGCATATTAGGGTCAGACAGGCCATGGCAAAGCAGAATAGATCCTTAGATGAACTTCCATTTTTGTCTCAAACAGGTGTATGGGGGTCGTGGTATGGTACTATTGTTCTCTTCTCTGACCTAGTGGCATCTTTTTGGACTTCTTTATTTCCTTTGGGTGGGACCTCAGCGGATGcagaattattttttgaagttttTTTTACCGTTTCCCATCTTATTAGCATGTTACTTTGTCCATAA
- the NCAS0E01820 gene encoding uncharacterized protein (ancestral locus Anc_7.195), with protein MGKEVLNIPDLRVEQTFKRAVAKETKEYIIKNKATFPRSTITELTRVEKAVICSKVILRDILVMPFLQSVAWTGFLIVLKPWLRTTVTFGRKMGSSAMDLITGRNLVKSKPKSI; from the coding sequence ATGGGCAAAGAAGTGTTAAATATTCCAGATTTACGCGTGGAGCAGACCTTTAAAAGAGCAGTGGCGAAGGAAACCAAGgaatatataataaagaacaaGGCCACGTTCCCCCGCAGTACAATAACAGAGCTAACAAGAGTAGAGAAGGCGGTGATATGTTCGAAAGTTATTTTAAGAGATATATTAGTGATGCCCTTTTTGCAAAGTGTTGCTTGGACAGGATTCTTGATTGTACTTAAGCCATGGTTACGAACGACGGTAACTTTTGGAAGGAAAATGGGGAGTTCTGCAATGGACTTAATTACAGGAAGGAATTTAGTTAAATCAAAGCCAAAGAGTATATGA
- the RPB3 gene encoding DNA-directed RNA polymerase II core subunit RPB3 (ancestral locus Anc_7.194) yields MSEAGPQVKIREATKDNVDFILSNVDLALANSFRRVMIAEIPTLAIDSVQIETNTTVLADEFIAHRLGLIPLQSLDIEQLEYSRDCFCEDHCDKCSVVLTLQAFGESESTTNVYAKDLVIVSNLLGRNIGHPIIQDREGNGVLICKLRKGQELKITCIAKKGIAKEHAKWGPAAAIEFEYDPWNKLKHTDYWYEQDATKEWPNSKNCEYEDPPNEGELFDYKAKAETFYMNVETVGSIPVDQVVVRGVDTLQKKVASILLALTQMDQEKVNFATNPNGVSGREGMMNGGDNDVNMDGGMEQNSYANVANPGGAYDNAW; encoded by the coding sequence ATGAGCGAAGCAGGACCACAAGTAAAAATTAGGGAAGCTACGAAAGATAACGTGGATTTTATCTTATCTAATGTGGATTTAGCATTAGCTAATTCCTTCCGTAGAGTGATGATTGCTGAAATCCCCACCTTAGCTATTGATTCAGTTCAGATAGAAACAAATACTACCGTGCTGGCTGATGAATTTATTGCTCACAGGTTAGGGTTGATTCCATTACAAAGTTTGGATATTGAACAGCTGGAATATAGTCGTGATTGTTTCTGTGAAGATCATTGTGATAAATGTTCTGTCGTGTTAACTTTACAAGCATTTGGGGAAAGTGAGAGTACTACCAATGTGTATGCCAAGGATTTAGTGattgtttccaatttacTTGGTCGTAATATTGGTCATCCAATCATACAGGATAGAGAAGGGAATGGTGTGTTAATATGTAAACTAAGAAAAGGacaagaattaaaaataacGTGTATTGCCAAGAAGGGGATAGCCAAGGAACATGCGAAATGGGGTCCTGCAGCAGCCATAGAATTTGAATACGATCCATGGAATAAATTAAAGCATACTGACTACTGGTACGAACAAGATGCTACTAAGGAATGGCCAAATTCTAAGAACTGTGAGTACGAAGACCCTCCAAATGAAGGcgaattatttgattataAAGCTAAGGCCGAAACATTTTATATGAATGTGGAAACTGTCGGGTCCATACCTGTGGACCAAGTTGTTGTCAGAGGTGTAGATACACTTCAAAAGAAAGTTGCATCTATATTATTAGCATTAACACAAATGGACCAAGAAAAAGTTAATTTTGCCACGAATCCCAACGGTGTCAGTGGCCGTGAGGGCATGATGAATGGAGGAGACAATGATGTTAATATGGATGGTGGAATGGAACAAAACTCATACGCAAATGTCGCTAATCCGGGAGGTGCATATGATAATGCTTGGTGA
- the NCAS0E01840 gene encoding uncharacterized protein has translation MLFYKSSIYVSTLLCFLMHPALGVEITRDVVFNVPLLDMDVTVDAGFAVSFLSQGSVPISMENGDIANNGVFCLGNSNFGTISSGTITNNGPMFLQAENVERTQALQATTLINNNFLTFYGGGAVNLSITESFINKGLIYFNFPDNPITIEGPASGIVNDGVIDIYFTGQATISISSIVGTGCVVLNQGNFPAFDLSKSFNQTIYVEDGYSWIRFFGKQLPDSIPVVRAADFSNGRIMIVVGSAETTPERPTFIFNNITGIVNITVSSGSYLVDVGLSMDPALSTAGTFLDYNGDEYALVIIMKTNGDAKPSNCQTNIDQSSLGLCPYQLPLPNPLITTAPYAGKTITKLVSYETTLASDGLPSTVGITKYFIPSLTFPSPYTTTSVNGGKTYTKVVSYFTTSGYPPWLTELTNLPYVGTTTSTLSFSIPPPHTSTLTEDDMTVSEIISYYSTTGSDGKPATGTTTSTLTATSYVTTTVTDYMMGTTHITRDHTSQGTWASSTTYSTEIETYIIRASPTGTGTETLSTIS, from the coding sequence atgttgTTTTATAAAAGCAGCATATATGTGTCTACGCTTCTGTGCTTTCTAATGCACCCAGCTCTAGGTGTGGAAATTACACGAGACGTGGTGTTTAATGTTCCACTACTCGATATGGATGTGACAGTGGATGCCGGTTTTGCCGTTTCGTTTTTGAGTCAAGGAAGTgtaccaatttcaatggaaaatgGTGACATAGCAAACAATGGTGTATTTTGTTTGGGGAATTCTAACTTCGGGACAATTTCATCAGGAACAATTACGAACAACGGTCCGATGTTTCTTCAAGCGGAAAATGTTGAAAGAACGCAAGCCTTACAAGCCACGACattgattaataataatttcttgacTTTTTATGGAGGAGGTGCCgttaatttatcaataacTGAAAgttttattaataaaggTCTGATTTACTTCAATTTTCCTGATAATCCAATCACCATTGAGGGGCCCGCCAGTGGAATTGTTAACGACGGTGTAATAGATATTTACTTTACTGGACAAGCAActatttccatttcaaGTATTGTGGGAACAGGTTGTGTAGTTCTCAATCAAGGCAATTTTCCAGCATTCGATCTTTCCAAATCGTTTAATCAAACAATATATGTCGAGGATGGTTACTCATGGATTAGGTTTTTTGGTAAACAGTTACCAGATTCTATTCCAGTTGTGAGAGCAGCTGACTTTTCAAACGGACGTATCATGATAGTTGTTGGTTCAGCCGAAACTACTCCGGAAAGGCccacttttatttttaataatatcactGGTATAGTCAATATTACAGTTTCTTCTGGGTCTTACCTTGTCGACGTAGGTCTGAGCATGGATCCGGCGCTTTCAACTGCAGGAACATTTTTAGATTACAATGGTGATGAATACGCACTTGTtattataatgaaaacTAATGGAGATGCTAAGCCCTCCAATTGTCAAACAAATATAGATCAATCATCACTTGGCCTCTGTCCTTACCAGCTACCTCTCCCAAACCCTTTAATAACGACGGCACCATACGCCGGAAAAACTATAACCAAACTAGTTTCCTATGAAACAACACTGGCTTCTGATGGGTTACCAAGTACGGTGGGCATCactaaatattttattccatCATTGACTTTTCCCTCCCCATACACTACAACTTCTGTTAATGGTGGCAAGACCTATACTAAAGTAGTGAGTTATTTTACTACCTCAGGGTATCCTCCATGGTTAACTGAACTGACGAATCTTCCATACGTGGGAACCACTACGTCAACTCTTTCATTTTCGATCCCACCACCACACACTAGCACATTGACAGAGGATGATATGACTGTATCGGAGATTATTTCGTATTATTCCACAACGGGTAGTGACGGTAAACCTGCCACGGGGACCACAACTAGTACCCTTACTGCAACGAGCTACGTTACAACCACGGTGACAGATTATATGATGGGTACCACTCATATCACGAGGGATCATACTTCACAAGGGACTTGGGCCAGCTCAACGACATATTCTACGGAAATCGAGACGTACATTATTAGGGCTTCCCCCACGGGAACAGGAACTGAAACTTTGTCTACAATTAGCTGA
- the FAF1 gene encoding Faf1p (ancestral locus Anc_7.192), protein MGSKDSNEDVEYLRALELQRKAFESQFGSLEAMGFDDQTKDLNLESSNDGSGDDDVSDRVEDRKFDGENHESDVDDNSDNNNEFTGFSEEETNEHSLLVKPKMNKPKVIKFDGPTDTYIAPSNKEKKLLSSGKTLIHAIVKEQEQEDRDDKKDLNENLEEENLQNDIELQQFLRESHLLSAFSNASSGVTSGVGLTLEGMHGSNSDTIAYQDDQVIGKARSRTLEMRLKHLSKVNGHTSKISKLEKVPIQVRKGMIEKHKERIKRYEQDAAEGGIVLSRVKKGQFRKIESTYKKDIERRIGESIKKKDEERMAKRERGLKINTIGRSTRNGLIVSKDEIERIGGGGMRGRGGFRGRGGGRGGRGGGRGGSRGGRGNRGRR, encoded by the coding sequence ATGGGTTCTAAAGATAGCAATGAAGATGTGGAATACCTGAGAGCGCTTGAACTACAAAGAAAAGCCTTTGAAAGTCAATTTGGATCGCTGGAAGCTATGGGATTTGATGACCAGACTAAGGATTTAAATCTTGAATCGTCAAATGATGGGAGCGGGGATGACGATGTATCGGACCGTGTAGAAGATCGCAAGTTTGATGGAGAGAACCATGAATCCGATGTTGATGATAATTCagacaataataatgaatttactGGATTTTCcgaagaagaaaccaatGAACACAGTTTATTGGTTAAACCCAAAATGAATAAGCCAAAAGTGATTAAGTTTGATGGACCAACTGATACATATATTGCCCCATCCAATAAGGAGAAGAAGTTATTGAGTAGTGGGAAGACTTTAATACATGCAATTGTGAAGGAGcaggaacaagaagataGAGATGATAAGAAGGATCTCAACGAAAATttagaggaagaaaatttacaaaacGATATTGAATTGCAACAGTTTTTAAGAGAATCACATCTATTGAGTGCCTTTTCTAACGCCTCCTCCGGTGTGACAAGTGGGGTTGGTTTAACTCTAGAAGGTATGCATGGGAGTAATAGTGATACTATTGCATACCAAGATGACCAAGTCATTGGAAAGGCTAGGTCACGTACTTTAGAAATGAGACTGAAGCATCTTTCAAAAGTGAATGGACATACCAGCAAAATAAGCAAGTTGGAGAAAGTGCCGATACAGGTAAGGAAAGGAATGATTGAGAAGCATAAAGAAAGAATCAAGAGATACGAACAAGACGCTGCAGAAGGTGGTATCGTGCTTTCTAGAGTAAAGAAGGGTCAATTTAGAAAGATCGAATCCACTTAtaagaaagatattgaaaggCGTATTGGTGAGAGtataaagaagaaggatgAAGAGAGAATGGCCAAGAGAGAACGTGGACTAAAAATCAATACAATTGGTAGATCAACTAGAAATGGTCTAATAGTTtcaaaagatgaaattgaacgTATTGGTGGTGGAGGAATGAGAGGCAGAGGCGGATTTAGAGGTAGAGGCGGAGGGAGAGGAGGTAGAGGAGGAGGCAGAGGAGGAAGCCGTGGTGGAAGAGGTAATAGAGGTCGCCGTTAG